From a single Lolium rigidum isolate FL_2022 chromosome 7, APGP_CSIRO_Lrig_0.1, whole genome shotgun sequence genomic region:
- the LOC124673561 gene encoding mitochondrial 2-oxoglutarate/malate carrier protein-like produces the protein MVGGGKPFGDSVFAGHAAAGAAAISASAVSVHPLDTVKSLLQLSATGPKQKMGLRQAVDRLMSVSGPAGLYSGLGWSIFGKLPGVGARFGTYELLTAFYKDGREDNHVYYSEAMLAGITAGAVEAFLSTPFELLKLRSQVGSAIPLKNTANVVQDSFPLLSKLLPGYVPDIRVWNGSVSLLSNLSPKHPDIMGALKQHPWMLTGSGKPPLPSDVQVPARVIALEGWGALWRGLRPAIARDCVFSGMFFSSWQFIHTAMLTWKSVNMNPEPRNLDEAGPVHPLASSLAAGFSGVVAAAASHTFDTAKSRSQCTVIPKYIAMERRFHKWRAPGIWIERMTGISPADRNVLFRGIGLRMARSGIASFVLVGSYYFAIDQLM, from the exons ATGGTCGGCGGCGGCAAGCCGTTCGGGGACAGCgtgttcgccggccacgcggcggcaGGCGCGGCGGCGATCAGCGCTTCCGCGGTCTCCGTCCACCCCCTCGACACCGTCAAGAGCCTCCTGCAG CTGAGCGCGACGGGGCCGAAGCAGAAGATGGGGCTCCGCCAGGCGGTGGACCGGCTCATGTCCGTCTCCGGCCCTGCAG GTCTCTACAGTGGTCTTGGATGGTCAATATTTGGTAAACTGCCTGGTGTGGGAGCACGTTTTGGGACCTATGAGCTTTTAACAGCCTTCTATAAAG ATGGAAGGGAGGACAACCATGTTTATTATTCTGAGGCTATGTTGGCTGGCATTACTGCTGGTGCTGTAGAGGCATTTCTTAGCACACCATTTGAACTTCTCAAACTTCGTTCCCAAGTTGGCTCTGCCATACCTTTAAAGAACACTGCTAATGTTGTACAAGACTCATTTCCACTGCTTTCCAAACTATTACCTGGTTATGTCCCTGACATCAGAGTATGGAACGGCAGTGTCAGTCTTTTGTCCAATCTTTCGCCAAAACATCCTGACATTATGGGTGCCCTGAAACAGCACCCATGGATGTTGACTGGCTCTGGGAAGCCCCCGTTACCCTCTGATGTCCAGGTGCCTGCTAGAGTGATAGCACTTGAAGGTTGGGGTGCTCTATGGAGAGGACTTAGACCAGCGATAGCCCGAGACTGTGTCTTTAGTGGAATGTTCTTTTCATCTTGGCAATTCATACACACTGCGATGCTTACGTGGAAGTCTGTGAATATGAACCCTGAACCCAG GAATTTAGACGAAGCAGGACCCGTGCACCCTTTAGCTTCTAGTCTTGCCGCAGGCTTCTCTGGAGTTGTAGCAGCTGCTGCTTCACATACATTTGATACTGCCAAAAGTCGTTCACAGTGCACTGTTATACCTAAG TACATAGCAATGGAGAGGAGGTTTCATAAATGGAGGGCACCAGGAATATGGATAGAGCGGATGACAGGAATATCACCTGCTGATAGGAATGTTCTATTCCGTGGCATTGGACTACGGATGGCGCGCAGTGGAATTGCATCATTTGTACTTGTTGGGTCCTACTATTTTGCCATTGATCAGCTCATGTAA
- the LOC124677578 gene encoding mitochondrial intermembrane space import and assembly protein 40 homolog: MGQDQSQPAAAAEEPSPLPAEPAPSQAPSPPPSSLEELAAEAMSFSEDNNDSIDVKVQKALECPCVADLKSGPCGSGFIDAFSCFLRSTEEEKGSDCVKPFIALQNCIKENPEAFSKEILEEEENDEEAEKSNLKVRAPAWSREAKPKL, translated from the exons ATGGGCCAGGACCAGAGCCAgcccgccgcggcggcggaggagccttcTCCGCTGCCCGCCGAGCCGGCGCCGTCGCAGGCTCCATCCCCACCGCCCTCCTCCCTCGAGGAGCTCGCCGCAG AGGCTATGTCGTTTAGTGAGGATAACAATGAC TCAATTGACGTGAAGGTACAGAAAGCTCTGGAATGTCCGTGTGTTGCTGATTTGAAAAGTGGACCTTGTGGCAGTGGATTTATCGATGCATTTTCCTGCTTCCTGAGGAGTACAGAAGAAGAGAAG GGATCAGATTGTGTGAAGCCCTTTATCGCATTGCAAAACTGCATCAAGGAAAATCCGGAGGCATTTTCTAAGGAGATTTTGGAAGAGGAGGAGAATGACGAGGAGGCTGAGAAGTCCAACCTGAAAGTAAGAGCTCCAGCATGGTCTAGAGAAGCCAAGCCAAAGCTTTGA